From the Limanda limanda chromosome 2, fLimLim1.1, whole genome shotgun sequence genome, one window contains:
- the LOC133015550 gene encoding uncharacterized protein LOC133015550 — protein MRYEFWSGIQDPNCSRVNYVNRRICALQGSSVNISSEYSHPYYQQWKSKSWYKNRRSDMAAGEELINYTHRIKFHKPMNCHILTINNLNKNDSAEYIFRIERDAGKLPAAPGVTLVVTDLRVKFSPSEEEVTEGQRVTLTCRTSCPLTDNMNYIWFLNNQPLNLTKTQSKYLVLDPVSSEHAGNYSCKVQMLQKSSHQKMLTVHRRRKWTQAAIGIVVLLLVIIPIIIFLWIRRKKTSIQSPRTETSVNLEEISPVQVYENISAQPLEEDDSYYSSVQFPNNRDALYSQIQSHQPQEEEQSPYDVVSFTPKTTPE, from the exons ATGAGGTATGAGTTCTGGTCGG GTATTCAGGATCCAAACTGCTCCAGAGTGAATTATGTCAACAGGAGGATCTGTGCTCTGCAAGGTTCCTCAGTGAACATCTCCAGTGAATACTCACATCCTTACTACCAGCAGTGGAAGTCTAAATCTTGGTATAAGAATAGGAGAAGTGATATGGCGGCTGGTGAAGAGCTGATAAACTATACACATCGTATTAAGTTTCATAAACCGATGAACTGCCACATCCTGACAATCAATAATTTGAACAAGAATGACTCAGCAGAATACATATTCAGAATAGAAAGGGATGCAGGGAAATTGCCGGCTGCTCCTGGGGTGACTTTGGTCGTCACAG ATCTGAGAGTGAAGTTTAGTCcttctgaggaggaggtgaccgAGGGGCAGAGAGTCACGCTGACCTGCAGAACCAGTTGTCCTCTGACAGACAACATGAACTACATTTGGTTCTTGAACAATCAACCTCTGAatctgacaaaaacacaaagcaagtaCCTGGTTCTAGACCCCGTCAGCAGTGAACATGCAGGAAACTACTCCTGCAAAGTTCAAATGCTCCAAAAGAGCTCTCATCAAAAGATGCTCACTgtccacagaagaagaaaatggacTCAAGCCGCCATAGGAATCGTTGTTCTTCTCCTGGTTATAATACCCATCATCATTTTCTTGTGGATCAG AAGAAAGAAGACTTCCATCCAGTCTCCTAGAACTGAAACTTCTGTCAACTTGGAGGAG ATAAGCCCAGTTCAAGTGTACGAGAACATCTCGGCTCAACCATTAGAGGAGGATGATAGTTACTATAGCAGCGTCCAATtccccaacaacagagatgctCTCTACTCACAAATCCAGTCCCATCAGCCCCAAGAAGAAGAGCAAAGCCCCTATGATGTTGTCAGCTTTACACCCAAAACAACACCTGAGTAA